Within Nematostella vectensis chromosome 1, jaNemVect1.1, whole genome shotgun sequence, the genomic segment GCGCGGGACAACCCCTCACAAGCCCGACATACAGGAGTGAAGCCGGGGAGAAATGGAGGCTGGTGCTGTTTGTGAAGCCATACAAACTTTATGCACAGCTCCAGTCCTCCGTGGCCCCTCTTAATGTCAACATCAGGTAAAAAGCACAGGAAGGATATAGGTGTTTGCAAACGTTTCCTAGTTTTGTTTAACCGGAAAAAAACTATTATCTGTTTCATTTATCCGTAGGCTTATCTTGCTCGATGACGCGTACGAAAATAGGGATCAGATCTTCACGGCAGATGGTCTTCTTATCAAGGAAGGCCAGATGTTCGGCCAAAGAGGGTCTCTAAAGGATCTTGAAACATATGTCGAGGGTCCTCAAAAGAccttaaaaatcaaaatgataATTGAACATATTTCATATTCTGTTACTTATTAGGTTCTGTGATTGTAATTTTTTTGGTTACTCCTCTTGTTTTGTTAATTTCTTTTATTCGAGTTGTTTACCAAAAGCTTTTCTTTGAAAAGGTTTTTCATGTTTGAGCAGAAAGTGTAAAAGTAGGATCCACGATGAAGAAATAAAGGCTAAACTTCAAAACACCCGCCCACTGTTTTGCATTTTACATGCGAAAACCCGACGCTCATAAACACGGTGCGTGTCAAATTCATGACATTCCACCATTTATTAATTAACGTGATAAATCAAACTAACCGGCTTGAGAAAACTACGCCCTAAATCAACGCTCTGAGTTGAAGGGGAGATTTGTAGTGGTGCAATCACCCACCATGTAATCACACTAAAACCGTAAATAAATAGCAAGGGTCACTCTTTTAAAGATTTCTTCTGAAATCTATAGTAAACAATTTCCAAAATGTTTGACAATGAAAACATTTTTGTCCTAGATTTTATACACAGCGCCTTTGGTGTTTTGCTGTTtggaaaagttttttttttccgatttcTCAATCAAGGGGTCGCACTAGAAATGTGATGCATTGACATATCGGAggtgttaaagccgcattgaccagtttacttccggaggtccgacggaaacctcaaccgtcaaaagacaaaggaatctattagaatccgagatattaaacaggccatccgctctaaattatcagtcacgtcctcaaagaaacttcaaatagacacactgctttcaatattttgaaatatttttcgcattttccgttaaaaatcatcggagattgttaagtaatcgaccggaagtaaactggtgacaatgcgactTTAACTAAACAGGAAATTTAAAAAGATAGACAATAAACCGCTCCTGTGTAGCAGTGCCGCTGTTTACTTTTCCTACCACCGGCGTGGGAAATATGTTATCATAGCTTGTTGACGTAATCATTCACAGTGTGTGCTTTCCCAAAGATAAGATAGATCATTTTACTGTAGAATTACTGTAGAGTTCGAAGGATAGATAGAGGCAACGGCGAGAGAGAAAATGTCCGATGACGAAGCATATGAACGATTGAATCAATCACGAAGCATATGAACGATTGAATCAATCATTGGGTAACCTTTTAGCAAGTCACCCCAGTCCCGTTAGGGCGGCGGGGCCAATGTTCAATCCATCCTCGAGGTCCCCTACTCCACGTGTTTCGAGGGCCAGGAGAAGAGGAAATCAACCTTCTCGCACATTTGTTTGGCTGGAGGACGAAGACAGAGATCGGCCACCGTCGGTTCCGGCAGGCACCGCTAAGGTTAAGTTTCCATCAGATGCCTCTTGGTCCACAGTACTGGACCTAATTCGTCGCGAGTTGCCATGCGTTAGGGACACACAGAGGTAAATCTAGCATCCCGATAAATTACATTGAATTACCCTTTAAGACCAATTTGTTCCATCTCGGTCCCTATAATACTTACggtaattttattattatttagatCCCCCCTAGAGTTGTTAGCTCTTTCTTCAAATGTTTGCCATATCAGTTGCCTTCCCtcaaccaccccccccccccccctacacacacTCACACATAGAAACCAACAcgtcatatttttttacaattctCTGTGGCACTCCTTTTCAAACGCGATGGGAATCTTTTTGCGTGCTCGCCCACATATAAGatatttgtgtttgtttaAATGACTAGGCTCCACCATGTATTAATGGCCATTCGACGTTTGGGGTGCGTTATGTctgcgatattttttttgctacgAACCCATTCTTTTTGCAGCATTTTGTGAAAATATCATTTTTGTCAACCTTATCTCTCTAATGTATGATTTTAGAGCGGTTTTCATAAACCGGTGAAACGCTctttaccttattacacttaattttcgcgacgtcaacatttcgcgattttgagacGGCGATATTTCGCGATTTCGctattttcgaaaaaaaaaacaggtcactttattttcgcgattttgggacaatgaaatcaaaacaaattgaattaaaatgtgctttaatcatcaaaactgtaGCAAAAACATGAGTGTGCTCAATTTAGCCCACGCATCAtattgttacaaattgtttcagttttgatgattacagcacattttaattttccacttgttttgcttggttttattatcccaaaatcgtgaaaataaagtgatatGGTTTTTACGgaaataggaaaatcgcgaaaataaagtgttgcGAAATATCGtcatctcaaaatcgcgaaattttgacgtcgcgaaaattaagtgtaataaggtatatATACCCAACTCGTTCCAGTACTATATgtactaaatagacaaggtgtttccataaagcttatcAACATAATATTTCACCCAAAGGCTttttgtgtactcacttaattttgGCTCATCCCAATTTTCgagacactttattttcgcatCACTTTAAAAAaccgggagagttgacaggtatgttatAGTATGTTCCATGGTTTCACTCATCCTAAGAAATTTGCCAGATATTGCATACAAtttcaataaatattttaattacATATTGTTTAAAATATTGTAATGGTTAATAAAACTTGACTTGAGTGATAAAACTTTTTTCAGCATCACATTCTACAAAGCTGCAATGACAGGGAATCATCGCCTGATGCCAATTGGTTGCAATCTTGGTGGTCAAGAGATTTGCGACCAATACAGAACCTCGAAAACTAAGGtttgacataaaagaaaaacatggcAGATAGAACGTATTTATTAATTGCAAAAAGGGTGTAATAGCAATGGTAAATTTCCTATTTCCAAGTTTGCTCCCTGTTTTAAAATCAAAGATAAATTTAAACAAATTTCTCCTTAACATTCTGTTTGTAGTTTTAAAGCCTAGAAATTCTCAACCTTGTTGTAAAATGCCTTTGTTTGATACATCTCCCTGTCTACTGTTAAAAGGTTTATTTAGGACGCACGAATGATGCACCGCAGACCACTTTATCCACCCTGACAACAACCACCACTACAACCATGTCATCTTCAATTGCGACCCCTTCAACAAGTGGCACCTACACGACGGCGACAACCACTACCACCGTGTCATCTTCGATTGCGACCCCTTCAACCACGATTGTGACATCGCCCTCACCAAGTTTTGACGAGTTATTTATAAGTCGCCAATCATTGCCTATTGTCCCCCAAGTTATAGAAGATGACACAGATGAGGCAATGCATGACTCTGATGAAGGTATAATGCACCATGAGGACTGGTTTGATTTTGTTAAAAGGTTTCCCAATATATCACTCGATTTTTGTGCACAATCATATTTTATGATTTCTTAAATTAGATGACCAAGTCTGCGAGGCTGGTCCTATTTTCCATGGAAGTGGGATACAAGGTAAGTGCATGTAAATTTTGCATGTTCCATTCAGAGCATCAGAATTCATAGCAGTTCAATTTATCTTACCCAGTTGGTGTTATTAAGGAGGATGCCAGTGACAGGGGTATATTCCACCCACCAGGTATGTATCATAAGTGGTGCTATCATTCCCgtggataaaaataataatatataaatatatttaaaaactGTAGGGCTCTCTTTTAACTCTCTTTTAACAATTATTAATATCCTGTTTAAGGCTTGCTTCACTCCTCCCTGGTAGAGTGTATCAGAATGGCGCAGCATGAAAGCGGGACTGCTGAACCTACTTTCCTGCCATTTACATTTAAAGCAGTGAGTGCAAAAAAAAGCAATCGAATGTTTATCAGTAGCATCATTGTAACAATAAAAACATGGCTAATATGCTAACTATTGTTTGTCTCCATCCAAGGTATTGGGACAAGCACATGACTCATGCCGCGgacttgttattgttttaatatGCAGCAGGCTTTTTTTAAAGCCATGCGAGAAAGAGCTTTTAAGGTAGTGCCCTCATTCCTTAAAACAGAACCAGCAAATGAAGGGGCACCGCGCTTTTAGATAAAGGGACTGATTAAGGATTTATTCAGAGGGGGGATTCGCAGCACAAAGTAAGACTGGTGGGGcctcttgtttttattatctcATATGGGGGCTGCAACCCTTTCTATTATGTTCCCTCCTCTAGATCTTCATagttttgctatttttatgTCAGATAGAactgttgtattttatttatctcTTCTATGCTTTTTTCTAGTCACCTTGCTGATATATCCCAATCCTCCAACTCTGCCACACCCATATTTTGGTT encodes:
- the LOC125560910 gene encoding uncharacterized protein LOC125560910 isoform X3, which produces MFNPSSRSPTPRVSRARRRGNQPSRTFVWLEDEDRDRPPSVPAGTAKVKFPSDASWSTVLDLIRRELPCVRDTQSITFYKAAMTGNHRLMPIGCNLGGQEICDQYRTSKTKVYLGRTNDAPQTTLSTLTTTTTTTMSSSIATPSTSGTYTTATTTTTVSSSIATPSTTIVTSPSPSFDELFISRQSLPIVPQVIEDDTDEAMHDSDEDDQVCEAGPIFHGSGIQVGVIKEDASDRGIFHPPGLLHSSLVECIRMAQHESGTAEPTFLPFTFKAVLGQAHDSCRGLVIVLICSRLFLKPCEKELLSHLADISQSSNSATPIFWLGAMNTEYGKDASDSLGGEHIRTPQVIVCSPSLGQAVPTIIERFVGAAELRKEAFERALQCMGRTLEVFKTERLRMKERELLLRQQKDALEASLCNDRKKDQHSQTTIVSKMFDTTGKLQEKEDDVMGGPVEPQNLNVPAEVSPAHSEVPQEVLDTQNEEKIRRQRKERVCAPPEGADIVKIAVRGPDGKLIRNSFSKHSCFQDHQQSAQLLGDEVSFCGNFPMESPAEDTLREETVETAGCSQVPAEVSLANEVASEVSDTQPKQKQGEQAKRKRKRGKESKKRKNHTKKMFRKE